In a single window of the Pseudomonas entomophila genome:
- a CDS encoding CitMHS family transporter, whose translation MLTFLGFAMVITFMYLIMTKRLSALIALILVPILFALFGGFSTKIGPMMLEGISKLAPTGVMLMFAILYFALMIDSGLFDPAVRKILKLVKGDPLKVSVGTAVLALVVSLDGDGATTYMICCAAMLPLYSRLGMSPRIMAGLIILAGGVMNMTPWGGPTARAASALHVDPSDIFVPMIPAMAFGVAAILAIAYWYGKRERARLGELHLPTDDIDHSEISVSQFPEARRPKLIWFNGALTAALMVALIAGLLPLPVLFMIAFSIAMIVNYPCLQQQKDRIAAHASSVLAVSGLIFAAGIFTGILSGTGMVDAMSKSLLAVIPEAFGPYMAVITAIVSMPFTFFMSNDAFYYGVLPVLSEFASHYGVTPVEMARASIVGQPVHLLSPLVPSTYLLVALAGIEFGDHQRFTLKWAVLVCLCIMFGALALGTFPLFSSL comes from the coding sequence ATGCTGACCTTCCTCGGCTTCGCCATGGTCATCACCTTCATGTACCTGATCATGACCAAGCGCCTGTCGGCCTTGATCGCCCTGATCCTGGTACCGATCCTGTTCGCCCTGTTCGGTGGTTTTTCCACAAAGATCGGTCCGATGATGCTCGAAGGCATCAGCAAACTCGCGCCCACCGGTGTGATGCTGATGTTCGCCATTCTCTATTTCGCCCTGATGATCGACTCCGGCCTGTTCGACCCGGCCGTGCGCAAGATCCTCAAGCTGGTCAAGGGCGACCCGCTGAAAGTGTCGGTCGGCACCGCGGTGCTGGCCCTGGTGGTCTCCCTCGACGGTGACGGCGCCACCACCTACATGATCTGCTGCGCCGCCATGCTGCCACTTTACAGCCGCCTGGGGATGAGCCCGCGGATCATGGCCGGCCTGATCATCCTCGCCGGCGGGGTGATGAACATGACCCCGTGGGGCGGCCCCACCGCCCGCGCCGCCAGCGCCCTGCACGTGGACCCGTCGGACATCTTCGTGCCGATGATCCCGGCCATGGCCTTTGGTGTGGCGGCGATCCTGGCCATCGCCTACTGGTATGGCAAGCGCGAACGTGCCCGCCTGGGCGAGCTGCACCTGCCGACCGACGACATCGACCACAGCGAGATCAGCGTTTCGCAGTTCCCGGAAGCCCGTCGCCCGAAACTGATCTGGTTCAACGGTGCCCTGACCGCGGCACTGATGGTTGCGCTGATCGCCGGCCTGTTGCCGCTGCCGGTGCTGTTCATGATCGCCTTCAGTATCGCCATGATCGTCAACTACCCGTGCCTGCAACAGCAGAAGGATCGTATTGCCGCCCACGCCTCCAGCGTGCTGGCCGTGAGCGGGCTGATCTTCGCCGCGGGCATCTTCACCGGCATCCTGTCGGGCACCGGCATGGTCGACGCCATGTCCAAGAGCCTGCTGGCGGTGATTCCGGAGGCGTTCGGCCCGTACATGGCGGTGATCACCGCCATCGTCAGCATGCCGTTCACTTTCTTCATGTCCAATGACGCCTTCTACTACGGCGTGCTGCCGGTGCTGTCGGAGTTCGCCAGCCACTATGGCGTCACCCCGGTGGAAATGGCCCGTGCGTCGATCGTCGGGCAGCCGGTACACCTGCTCAGCCCGCTGGTACCCTCCACCTACCTGCTGGTGGCCCTGGCCGGCATCGAGTTCGGCGACCACCAGCGCTTCACCCTCAAGTGGGCAGTGCTGGTGTGCCTGTGCATAATGTTCGGCGCGCTGGCCCTGGGGACTTTCCCGCTGTTCAGCAGTCTGTAA
- a CDS encoding TerC family protein, translated as MEWLTSPEIWVAFFTLTALEIVLGIDNIIMISILVSRMPKHMQPRTRIFGLALAMVTRIMLLLSITWVMRLTDDLFHVLGQGISGRDLILFFGGLFLLWKSSQEIYHGLEGEDESAEEPKGAGGQFFYTIIQIAIIDIVFSLDSVITAVGMVSHVPVMIAAIIVAVLVMMLCAGTISDFIDKHPSLKMLALSFLIVVGTVLIAESFDVHVPKGYVYFAMAFSLAVEAVNIRMRTAMARKKGKEHDPVKLRKDIPGQ; from the coding sequence ATGGAATGGCTGACCAGCCCGGAAATCTGGGTTGCCTTTTTCACCCTCACAGCCCTTGAGATCGTGCTCGGGATCGACAACATCATCATGATTTCGATCCTGGTCAGCCGCATGCCCAAGCACATGCAACCGCGCACGCGGATCTTCGGCCTGGCCCTGGCCATGGTCACGCGGATCATGCTGCTGCTGTCGATCACCTGGGTCATGCGCCTGACCGACGACCTGTTCCATGTACTGGGCCAGGGCATCTCTGGACGCGACCTGATTCTGTTCTTCGGCGGCTTGTTCCTGCTGTGGAAGAGCTCCCAGGAGATCTACCACGGCCTGGAAGGCGAGGATGAGAGCGCAGAAGAGCCGAAAGGCGCGGGTGGCCAGTTCTTCTACACCATCATCCAGATCGCCATCATCGACATCGTGTTCTCCCTGGACTCGGTGATCACGGCCGTGGGCATGGTTTCCCACGTGCCGGTGATGATCGCCGCGATCATCGTCGCGGTGCTGGTGATGATGCTCTGCGCCGGCACCATCAGCGACTTCATCGACAAGCACCCTTCGTTGAAGATGCTTGCGCTTTCGTTCCTGATCGTCGTCGGTACCGTGCTGATCGCCGAATCGTTCGACGTGCACGTACCGAAAGGCTATGTGTACTTCGCCATGGCCTTCTCGCTGGCGGTGGAGGCGGTCAATATCCGCATGCGCACGGCGATGGCGCGTAAAAAGGGCAAGGAGCATGACCCGGTGAAACTGCGCAAGGACATTCCGGGTCAGTAA
- a CDS encoding GFA family protein, which yields MSNVEEGGCHCGALRYRLEGPLGDVAHCHCSICRRVSGGALVTWVTLPLEGFQWLSGSPQRYVAPASCSRYFCGRCGAHVALMTALSPQTIDVTVATLDHPERVRPNRHIWVGSRLPWLKVDDGLPTEDEEHL from the coding sequence ATGTCGAATGTCGAAGAAGGCGGCTGCCATTGCGGCGCGCTGCGGTACCGATTGGAGGGTCCGCTGGGCGATGTCGCCCATTGCCATTGCTCGATCTGCCGGCGGGTCAGTGGCGGCGCCCTGGTGACGTGGGTCACCCTGCCGCTTGAGGGTTTCCAGTGGTTGTCGGGGTCACCCCAGCGTTATGTGGCGCCGGCCAGTTGCAGCCGGTATTTCTGTGGCCGGTGTGGCGCGCATGTGGCCTTGATGACCGCCCTCAGCCCGCAAACTATCGATGTGACAGTGGCGACGCTGGATCATCCGGAGCGGGTGCGGCCGAACAGGCATATCTGGGTGGGTAGCCGGTTGCCGTGGTTGAAGGTGGATGACGGGTTGCCTACTGAGGATGAAGAGCACCTGTGA